The window CTGCTGCGACCACAACCAACAGGATGACGCGCGTCAATTTGACGACCAACGCCAAATCGAGAGCCGCGGCTCCCCCAACATCTCCTGCTGCCACGACATGCGCGATTTCATGAAGCGTGCCGCCTGCGAACATGCCGTATGCTTCACTCGACAGCCCCAGTGCCGAATAGAAGATAGAATAAAGGAATGTAAACAACGTGCCGAGCAGTGCGATGATTGCCACGCTTACCGCGGTCTGTTCGGCCTTTGCCTTCAGTTGCGATGAAACAGCAACGATGGCTGCCGCGCCGCAAATCCCTGTTCCACAGGCTGTCAAAAAGCCAATCGTACTATCCACTTTCAGCAGTTTAGCGACCCCATATACAGCCGAAATCCCAATGACGACACTGCTCGTCGCCAGTAGAAAAGCAGGCCATCCCGCGGCCGCAATATCGCTCAGATTCAAACGCATCCCGAGCAAAATGATTCCTGCGCGCAATAGTTTCTTGGATGAAAATTGGATGCCCGGCTCCCAAGTAGTCCGGACGGGGAAAAAGGTATTCCATATAATTCCGATTAAAATCGCGATGACTAACGGGCCAATCAACGAGAGATAAGGAAGCGACGTTGCCAGTTTTGCGATCACCGCGATGATTAGCGTTAAGCCGATACCTGTCCAGAAATTTTTATTCAAAGTAACCTCTCCTTCTATTCCATGATAGAATGGATTCCATCATCAGTAAAATGAGTATTTCCAATAGAATCCATCAGTTTTCCTGATGCAAGGAGGGGGCCATCCAATTGCTGTTGGAAGAATTGAAAACCTTTATAACCGTTGTGGAACACCAGAACTTCACGAAAGCGGCAAAAGAGCTGAATCTCGCACAGCCGACCGTTAGCCTTCATATTAAAAACTTGGAGAGCGAGTTGAATGTCCCCCTGCTCGTCCGTTCCCATCGAACCTTTCACGTCACGCCAGAGGGGGAACTGCTCTATGAACGGGCAATCCAATTGTTGAAACTCGCGGAGAAAACAAAAGAGGAAATTTTATGGAAACATCAAGAAGTGAGCGGCAAGCTACGGATTTCCGCCAGCTATACAATCGGGGAATACTTATTGCCCGAAGTATTGACAGTGCTCCACCAGAAATTTCCCCATTTGCAGGCCGAAGTAACGATTGAAAATACCGAGGATGTGGAGACGGCGGTCCGCGAACTGCGATGCGATGTCGGTTGCATCGAAGGAAGTGTGCCTGCAAAAGAATTGATTATCAAGCCGTTCATGTTTGACGAACTGATTCTGGTGGCAGTGAATACACATCCGCTTGCCAAACTGGACCATGTCGAGTTGGCCGATCTCCAATCAGCCCATTGGATCATGCGTGAAAAGGGATCCGGTACCCGGCAATTTACGGATTATCTGCTGCGTTCCATCGGCCAGGTCAACCCGTCCTGCACCATTTTCGGATCCAATGAAGGCGTGAAACAGGCATTGTTGAGCGGCCTCGGCATTGCCGCCGTTTCGGTCTATACGGCAAAAAGAGCGCTGGACCGGGGAGAGCTCGTTCCATTGAAAGTGGATGTCATATCGCAAAAAAGAGTGTTTTCCACTTTACACTCTCCGTTGATGGGTGAAAAACGGCATGTCGAAGTGTTTATCAAAGAACTAAAAATGATGTACGGCGATTGAACCCCGTTGTGCAACTATCCTATTGCAGCGAGTATCGGCAGCTGGGGCGTCATCTATTCCGCGAGGCAGAAAAGTCTGATAAGATAAAACCTAAGCTGGATGAAGAGGAAATTCGATAAAGGAGGAATGCAGTTATGAAAGAACGCCTGATTGAACGATTAATCCGGTATGCCAAAATCGATACACAATCGGACGCAGATAGCCAATCGACCCCTTCCACACCAGGGCAATGGGATTTATTGTATGAGCTGGAGAAGGAATTGAAGGCAATCGGCATGCAGGAAATCACATTGGACGACAATGGCTATTTATTTGCCACCTTGCCCGCCAATACGGACCGGGATGTTCCTGTCGTCGGATTTCTTGCCCATGTGGATACGGCGACGGACTATACAGGGAAGAATGTGAATCCTCAGCGGGTGGATCACTACGACGGGACAGATATCCGGTTGAATGAAAACACGATTATGAAGGTCTCCGATTTCCCCGAGCTCACGAATTATGCCGGCCACACATTGATCACCACCGATGGGACAACCCTGCTAGGTGCGGATAATAAAGCCGGCATCGCAGAAATCATGACGGCGATGGAATACTTGATTCAACATCCGGAGATCAAGCACGGGAAACTGCGTGTCGCGTTCACTCCAGATGAAGAAATCGGACGGGGGCCGCATAAATTTGATGTGGAGGCATTCGGCGCCGAGTTTGCGTACACGATGGATGGAGGACCGCTCGGCGAGTTGCAATATGAAAGTTTTAATGCAGCCGGAGCGAAAGTCACCTTCTACGGCACGAATATCCATCCCGGCTCCGCCAAGGGCAAGATGGTGAATTCGCTATTGATCGCCCACGAATTTCAAGCAGCGATGCCCGCGAAGGAAATTCCACAGAAGACGGAAGGATATGAAGGTTTCATTCATCTGATGGAGGTGGATGGATCGGTTGAAGAAACGACACTCCATTATATCATCCGCTATTTTGATCGTAATCAGTTCGGAGCAAGAAAGCAGCTTTTCGAAAATACAGTGAAGGATTTGCAAACACGGTACGGAGAGCAGGCCATCTCACTAGAACTGACAGACCAATACTTCAATATGCGGGAAAAAATCGAGCCGGTCATGGAAATTGTCGACATTATTGCGGAAGCATTCAAGCAATTGGATATCAAGCCGGCGATCATCCCAATCCGGGGAGGAACGGATGGGTCCCAGCTGTCCTATATGGGCATGCCGACGCCGAATATCTTTACAGGCGGCGAAAACTATCACGGGAAATACGAGTATATCTCCGCTGATAATATGGTGAAGGCGACCGAGGTCATCATTGAGGCCGTGAAGCTTTTCGAAGCTCGCGTCTGAGAGAGTTTGAAATGAAAGCCATTTGGATCGGGATTCTCTCCTCCCTCTTCTTCGCAGTCACCTTTGTCTTGAACCGCTCGATGGAATTATCGGGCGGCAGCTGGCTCTGGAGCGCTTCACTCCGCTATTTTTTCATGGTTCCATTCTTGGTGGCGATTGTGGCGTACCGGAAAGGGCTCGGCGATGTGAAAAAAGAGATGTCCGCAAAACCCACTCCATTTTTTCTTTGGAGCTTCGTAGCATTCGTCCTTTTCTATGCACCACTCACCTTCTCCGCTGCTTATAGTCCCGGATGGCTGCTCGCCGGAACTTGGCAATTGACGATCGTTGCTGGTGTTCTCCTGGCACCGCTCTTTTCAGTTAGGGTGCAAACGAGTCAAGGCGAACGAAATATACGTCAGCGCATTCCTCTATTGTCGCTCGGCATTTCATCCATCATCTTCATCGGGGTCGTAATCATCCAGATTCCGAATGCGCAAAATGTCGAGGCGCAAGTCTTATGGCTCGGAACCTTGCCTTTATTGATAGCCGCTTTCGCCTATCCGCTCGGGAACCGGAAAATGATGGACTTGCTCGGCGGGCGGCTCGACATGTTCCAACGGGTGCTCGCCATGACACTCATGACGCTTCCCGTTTGGATCGGATTTGCAATCTACGCTTTATGGACAGTCGGGCCGCCGTCTTGGAGCCAGGTTGTCCAATCTCTCATCGTAGCAGTCAGTTCAGGTGTCATTGCGACATCGCTGTTCTTTATGGCAACCGACCTTGTTCGAGAGGATCAAGGAAAGTTGGCAGCTGTGGAAGCGACCCAATCCACAGAACTCATCTTCGCCATGATCGGGGAAATGTTGATTCTCAGCCTCCCCCTGCCCGGCCCGATATCATTGGCCGGCGTTGTTATCATCGTTATCGGCATGGGATTACATAGCTATCAAACCGCGGTATCGAAAAAGAAACAACCTGTGACTTAGGACAAGTACAGGTTGTTTCTTCATTTACCAGCTAAAAAGCTATTTTGAAATAAATTCAGGTGTGCGTTTCTCTAAAAAGGCACGAGTGCCCTCCATTTTATCTTCTGTCGAATATAAGGCGGCTTGTGCAAGCTTTTCAATGAGCAAACCTGCCTTCATATCCGTATCAAATCCTGTGTGAATAACCATTTTAGCAAGCTTCACAGCTAATGGACCTTTTGTTATGATGCAGTTTGCCGTTTCTTCCACCGCCTCTTGCAACCGATCTTGAGAAACATATTCGGAAATCAGACCGATTCTTTCGGCTTCTTCCGCAGTGATAATTTTTCCTGTCAGAATCAATTCAATCGCTTTTCCTTTACCGATCAGACGGGCCAGCCGCTGTGTGCCCCCTGCCCCTGGGATGACGCCAAGATTCAGTTCGGGAAGCCCAAATTTTGCAGTAGCGGAAGCGATCCGAATATCACAGGCCATCGCGAGCTCGCATCCACCGCCAAGTGCAAATCCATTTACCATGGCGATAGTTGGTTTGTCATACGCTTCGATATAATCGTAGACGTCCTGCATGCTTCCGACGGAAAAGACATCCATCGGCCGGCGGTTTTCCAGCTGTTTAATATCTGCTCCTGCCGCAAATGATGTATCCCCTTGTCCCGTAAAAATGACGCAATGGGTCTCGTCGTCTTCTTTCAGCCATTCTAGTGCGTTCCTCATTTCATCCAGCGTTTCCTTACTCAAGGCATTTCGTTGTTCCGGTAAATTAATGATCAAATAGGCTAGTTTATTCTTTTTTTCGACGATGATATTGCGATAGCTTTTCATTCCCCTTCCCTCCTGCCTGTGGTTTGCATTTAACGGCCCAACCGATTGCCTTGGGCGTCGTAATCATAAAATCCTTTTCCCGTCTTTTTGCCAAGTTCGCCTTTTTCCACTTTTTCAGTAACAGTCCGCGACGGCTTATCCTTTTCATCACCACTTTCGTCATACCGCTGCTTCCGAACGAGGTAATGTACATCCAAGCCAGTCAAATCCATCAGTGCGAATGGACCAATCGGATGATTCAATGCTTTCATGCAGGCAAGATCGATCTCTTCCGGCGTCGCATAGCCATTTTCATAGAGAAAGATCGCCTCATCTGTTAATTTTCCAAGAATTCGATTGGCAATGAAACCTGAAATCTCCTTGTTGAGCAACACGGGCACTTTCCGGATGCTCTCCACGAATTCCACACTTTTTGCAGCAGTTCCCTCAGAAGTATGAGGACCTTTCACCACTTCAACCAGCTCCATGACAAGGGCAGGATTAAAAAAATGGATATTGCAAACATTTTC is drawn from Sporosarcina sp. FSL W7-1349 and contains these coding sequences:
- a CDS encoding YeiH family protein → MNKNFWTGIGLTLIIAVIAKLATSLPYLSLIGPLVIAILIGIIWNTFFPVRTTWEPGIQFSSKKLLRAGIILLGMRLNLSDIAAAGWPAFLLATSSVVIGISAVYGVAKLLKVDSTIGFLTACGTGICGAAAIVAVSSQLKAKAEQTAVSVAIIALLGTLFTFLYSIFYSALGLSSEAYGMFAGGTLHEIAHVVAAGDVGGAAALDLALVVKLTRVILLVVVAAGVGFWMAKRNRQEGEAFSFRKLPIPWFIFGFLAMSAIYSTGIVPEQVASMLVSLAYVLMAMAMAGLGLNVKLSAFKRAGAKPFIAGLGGTIILVAVEYGFISFLF
- a CDS encoding LysR family transcriptional regulator gives rise to the protein MLLEELKTFITVVEHQNFTKAAKELNLAQPTVSLHIKNLESELNVPLLVRSHRTFHVTPEGELLYERAIQLLKLAEKTKEEILWKHQEVSGKLRISASYTIGEYLLPEVLTVLHQKFPHLQAEVTIENTEDVETAVRELRCDVGCIEGSVPAKELIIKPFMFDELILVAVNTHPLAKLDHVELADLQSAHWIMREKGSGTRQFTDYLLRSIGQVNPSCTIFGSNEGVKQALLSGLGIAAVSVYTAKRALDRGELVPLKVDVISQKRVFSTLHSPLMGEKRHVEVFIKELKMMYGD
- the pepT gene encoding peptidase T; the protein is MKERLIERLIRYAKIDTQSDADSQSTPSTPGQWDLLYELEKELKAIGMQEITLDDNGYLFATLPANTDRDVPVVGFLAHVDTATDYTGKNVNPQRVDHYDGTDIRLNENTIMKVSDFPELTNYAGHTLITTDGTTLLGADNKAGIAEIMTAMEYLIQHPEIKHGKLRVAFTPDEEIGRGPHKFDVEAFGAEFAYTMDGGPLGELQYESFNAAGAKVTFYGTNIHPGSAKGKMVNSLLIAHEFQAAMPAKEIPQKTEGYEGFIHLMEVDGSVEETTLHYIIRYFDRNQFGARKQLFENTVKDLQTRYGEQAISLELTDQYFNMREKIEPVMEIVDIIAEAFKQLDIKPAIIPIRGGTDGSQLSYMGMPTPNIFTGGENYHGKYEYISADNMVKATEVIIEAVKLFEARV
- a CDS encoding DMT family transporter, whose product is MKAIWIGILSSLFFAVTFVLNRSMELSGGSWLWSASLRYFFMVPFLVAIVAYRKGLGDVKKEMSAKPTPFFLWSFVAFVLFYAPLTFSAAYSPGWLLAGTWQLTIVAGVLLAPLFSVRVQTSQGERNIRQRIPLLSLGISSIIFIGVVIIQIPNAQNVEAQVLWLGTLPLLIAAFAYPLGNRKMMDLLGGRLDMFQRVLAMTLMTLPVWIGFAIYALWTVGPPSWSQVVQSLIVAVSSGVIATSLFFMATDLVREDQGKLAAVEATQSTELIFAMIGEMLILSLPLPGPISLAGVVIIVIGMGLHSYQTAVSKKKQPVT
- a CDS encoding enoyl-CoA hydratase/isomerase family protein, encoding MKSYRNIIVEKKNKLAYLIINLPEQRNALSKETLDEMRNALEWLKEDDETHCVIFTGQGDTSFAAGADIKQLENRRPMDVFSVGSMQDVYDYIEAYDKPTIAMVNGFALGGGCELAMACDIRIASATAKFGLPELNLGVIPGAGGTQRLARLIGKGKAIELILTGKIITAEEAERIGLISEYVSQDRLQEAVEETANCIITKGPLAVKLAKMVIHTGFDTDMKAGLLIEKLAQAALYSTEDKMEGTRAFLEKRTPEFISK
- a CDS encoding 3-hydroxyacyl-CoA dehydrogenase family protein, yielding MEINNVAVAGSGAMGSQIAMVCALAGYPVVLQDISQESLQHAKHFLEKQMERRVEKGRYSRREVGEAFRRLTFTTEIEEMENANIVIEAIVEKLDAKRELFTKLDRLVAPDTILATNSSTIVSSKIADAVSRPENVCNIHFFNPALVMELVEVVKGPHTSEGTAAKSVEFVESIRKVPVLLNKEISGFIANRILGKLTDEAIFLYENGYATPEEIDLACMKALNHPIGPFALMDLTGLDVHYLVRKQRYDESGDEKDKPSRTVTEKVEKGELGKKTGKGFYDYDAQGNRLGR